Part of the Limihaloglobus sulfuriphilus genome is shown below.
CTCGCTTGTAAATGCGAAGGCGAGGCTGAGCCTGGTTCAGGATGGTGCCGTTAGAAGCACTGTACTTGTTGACTTGCCCCGGGTTGATTACTATGACACGTTCAAGTCCGTGGTCAGTCTGGATATCCCCGAAGGCATAGGCGCAGGTACCGCGTATGTCAAAGCCGAGCTGATACATCCAAAGGCTGACTGCACTGGAAATACTCTTGAAATATATGTCGCCGGCAGGGATTTTGCCGATACGGATATAAAAGAAAAAATATTTGTCTATGACAATTCCGGCGAAACTCTAAAAGCACTTGTTAAAAACGGCTTTGAAGCTGTTAAAGTTGCGGCGGTTGATTCTCTAAGCCCTGAGGATAAACTTGTAATAGCCGCGGGCGTGTTTGATGCTCAAAATAATTTTTCTACGGAGGCCTTCTGGAAATACATTGAGGCCGGCGGACATGCCCTTGTTATGGAACAGGAGTACTCGGCCGGTAAGGATATACTGCCCGAGGGGTTCGGTCTCAAACAAGCCAATGAGCTCTTTGTGAATATCGACCGCGGCCCGGATCATCATCTTCTAAGCGGGCTTAGACACAGAGACCTGTTTGCCTTCAACGATGCTGGCGGCGACTCCGTGGACAGTTATGCTGTAAGTACCGGTTTCGAGCTTACCCGGGAAGCTCTTGAGAGTACCGAGGTTGCGGCAAACTGTGATTCACAACTGGCCAAAGCGGCTGTAGTTGAATATTTCGCAGGAAAGGGCAGTGTTATCTTTTCTCAGATAGAATGTATGAAGAGAGCGGGCACAGACCCCGTTGCGGACAGGCTGCGTACAAACCTGGTATCAATGCTTATCAATTCCGACCACCTTTTTGGCGAGCAGAGCGGCTGGGAAATAAAGTTTGCCGACTTCGATTCTGAAAGAGGGCTCTTCGCTTCTCCCTTGAAACAGGGTTTCATTTTAAATTCACACAACTACGGACGGGTAAGCTATGGAGATGTCTCAGGCTCCAGCTGGGGAGCGGGCCGGCCCGACGGAAGAAGGGTGACCGGTGAGATGAAAATCACACGTTCGCTTGGATATTTAGGCCATGTTGACGAGAAAGCCTCTCACGCAGACGGTTTCTTCTGGGTTAGACCCCCAAAAGGCGCTGAGTCGGCAAGCATAGCCGCATTCAATCCAACCGATAGGCCTTTAAAGTTTGCCGTTAAGGCAAGCGGCTCAGAGATACAAACCTATACAGTCTCCCCCGGCGAGAAAAAGCCTTTCGGCCCGTTAAGTTTTAAACGGCTTGATAATGGTGCCGTAAAGTTTACAATAAGGATCTCTGTCGATACCAAAGGACAGAACAAGGAAAAGAAACTCGTTGAAGAGCTGGTCTTTGAAAGTCTTGTTTTTTTGAAATAACACGAATATTCTTATGAGGCGAAAGATGTCAATTGACTGCACGAAATGGGTGGATCAGCTGCTCGGCAGAATGACTATTGAACAAAAAATAGGGCAGATGCTGGTGTTCGGCTTCTGCGGGCCGGTCATAACTCCCGATATTGCCGAGCTGATACGGAAATATCATATAGGCGGTCTGCGGATAAGTCAGAAATTTCGCATGATGACCGTGGCTAACGATATCAAGCCCGGCACAGAACCCGATGAGAATACCAGGCGATCCCTGCAATACCCCCGCGGGCTGAACCGCGATTACGCTTATATCGATTCGCCTACATCATGTACTGCACGTGAGTACGCCCAGAGCCTCAACCGTCTCAGAGACTTCGCCCTCGAGCGGCCCCTTGGAGTCGGTATCCATCTCGTTATCGATCAGGAGGGCAACGCCTGTGATGATCTTTTGTCCTCGCAGAGACTCTTTCCCGCGGCTATGGGATACCCCGGCGCCGGCGATACTGACCTGGCATACCGCAGCGGATTGTGTATAGCCAGACAGGCCAGGGCTATCGGCGCAAATATGATCCACTCGCCTGTGCTTGACGTGAATACAAACCCTCTTAATCCCGAGATAGGAGCCAGGTCTTTCAGTGCCCTGACCGATGAAGTTATCCTGTATGGCCGCGCACTGATGCAGGGGTTGAAAGACGGGGGGCTTTTCACCACCGGCAAGCATTTTCCAGGCAGGGGCGAGTCCGTTTCAGATGCTCATTGGGGTTTGCCCACAGTCGGCATTTCCAGGGAAGATTTGTATCATGAACATATTCGTCCCTACAAAAAACTGATCGAAGCCGGTCTTGACGCGGTTATGCTTGCCCATTGCTGCTATCCCTGTTTAGGGGTGGTTGACAGGCCGGCATGTGTTTCTGATACGATTATAAATGATATACTAAGGGGTGAGCTCGGTTTTGAGGGTATTATCACTACAGATAACATGATGATGGGCGGGATTCTGCAAAAGTACGAGATGAGCGAGGCTGTCGTAGAGGCTGTGGCGGCGGGCTGTGATATAATTCTCTGCCGCGACGAGAGCCCTCTGCGTTACAAAATCATAGACTCATTGATCAACGCCGTGCGAAACGGAAGGATAAAAGAAAAGAGGGTTGATGAGTCTGTAGAGCGGGTACTTAAGATGAGATGGCAGATGGGGCTTGCCCAAAACGGCGGCAAGGTTGACCCTGATGTTGCAGATGTTCCGTTTAACGATGCATTTGTAAAGAAAACGGCAGCAGAGGCGGCAGAGAAAACCGTCATGCTAAAAGATGAATCGTCTCTGATTCCGCTTGATCCAGCCAGTAATGTTCTTCTGATTGAGCAGATATTCCCTACACACTCTTTCGCGGCTAATATGTACAGTCACCCGGGCCTGCTCTGGGAAGAGATGTGCAGGCACAGCGATAAGGTTTTCAGTGTCGAGATACCGTATTACCCCGGTGAGGCTGACTTTGACAGAATACGCCGGCGAATTTCAGAGGCTGATACAATTGTTATGACCAATTATTATTACCACAAAGGCGTTTCTTCGATCACTGAGGCAGTGCGAAAGGTTATGGATATGGGCAAAGATGTCATTGTGGTAACAAATACTCCATACGAGTTCGGTTTGGCGGCTGATTTTCCAGTTGGGATTGTATGTTTCAACCCCGGCTCCCGGGAACAGCTGCGTGCCGTTGCTGAAGTTCTTTACGGCAAACTCAAGCCGAACGCGAAATTAGGCTTTGAAGTCACATCATCAGAACTTGTAAACAAAGAAGCTGTTATTAGATGAACTCACGGGAAATTGTAACAAAAACGATTGATTATGACAACCCTGTAAGGCTTGCCCGTTCGTTTGCACCTTCGGATATAGTTTTCACACGCCATAAAGTAAAGACACTTGACACACAATGGCGGCGTAAAGACGGCGTTTGGCGCAAATACGATGAATGGGGCAATCTGTGGGGCAGAATCGACAGTACAAGCAAGGGCGAGGTTGTAAAGGGCTGCATCAGTGATTTAAAGGAAATAGAATCGCTTGAACTTCCCGATTATTCAAATTCCGATGACTATAAGAATGTGAAAACTGACCGCACTGCATACGAGGATTTTTATCTGGTCGGCAAACTTGGAGGTCTGACTTTCAGTGTTGCCCGCAAGATGCGGAGGATGGATCAGTATCTTATGGACCTTGTTACAGAGCCTGATCTAATCCACGCCCTGCATGACAGGATAGATGAGCTGATTGAATCTATGATAATAAATTACGCCGATGCGGGGGTTGATGCCGTTATGTTCTGGGAGGATTGGGGTACGCAGCAGCATCTTCTAATTTCGCCCCAAATGTGGCGGGCCGAGTTTCTGCCGCGATTTCAGCGGCATTGCAAGACTGCCCATAATAAAGGTATCAAAATTATAATGCATTCATGCGGACAGATAGGCGCGATTGTTGATGAGCTTGCCGCGGCAGGAATAGATGTTTTCCAGTTTGACCAGCCTCGTCTGCATGGTTTTGACAGGCTGGCTGAATATCAGGACACACGCAGGGTTACAATCTGGTCTCCGGTGGATATTCAGGATACGCTCCAGAGTAAAAAAGAAGAGCTTATCAGAGCCGATGCGGCTGAAATGGTCAAAAAACTCTTTAGAGGACGAGGCGGTTTTATCGCCGGTTTCTATGAAGATGAAGCGTCAATAGGCCTGGATTCAAGATGGCAGGAAATAGCCGCCGATCAATTTATTAAATCCGGTTGTTAGTTTTATGTTTTTTTATAAAGGTATTTAAATGTTTGGACTCTCTCTGATTGACATTATTGTTATTTTAGCCTATTTTTCTGTAACCATAGCGATTGGCTTCTGGGCGATGCGGAGGATACAGAACCAGGAAGATTATTTTCTGGGCGGCAGACGGTTTGGAAAGTTCATCCAGATATTCGCCGCGTTCGGCCAGGCGACATCAGCTTCAACCGCTATAAGTGCTACAACTACTACTATGGCAAACGGCGCTTCGGGGATATGGAGTACGCTCAACTATGTGTTCGGCACTCCGGTTCTGTGGATGATTGCCCCGTGGTACAGAAGGCTGCGGCTCTTGACGATGGGCGACTTCTTTGAAGACCGATACGGTTCAAAAACAATGGGTGCTGTATATGCAATCGTCAGCTCTGTAGGGTTTATGATAATGATTTCGCTTGGAGTAAACGCTATGAGTAAAACCATCATGGCGCTTACGCCAAAAACCCTTGATGAGTTATCGGTTGTCGAGGTTCAGGAGTACGAGAGGTCTTTGGAGCTCGACAGGCTCAGCCAGGCTGATTACCGAAGTTTGACACCTGAACAGCAAACCAGGCTCGACAAGCTGCGGCTCGAGAATCCAAGAAATGTTTTTTCACACGTAAACAAGAAGACACTGATTATAATTGTCTGTCTTGTAGTGCTGATATATGCCGTGGCAGGGGGTCTGGAAGCCGCTTTTTTAACGGACACCATACAGGGTGTCTTTATAATTATTCTCTCAATAGCATTGATACCTTTTGGCTGGGCGAAGATAAATTCCATCTACGGCGGAGAGGGTGTAATGGGTGCGTTGACTACAATACATCAGCATTTGCCCGAATCCTATTTTGAGATTTTCGGCTCTCCCAAGACCATTGACTTTACATGGTACTATGTGGCCGGATTGACATTGATGGTTACCATAAATCTCGGTGTCCAGGCAAACCAGCTTGTTACTACCGGCTCTGCCAAGGACGAATATACAGCCCGTCTGGGTTTTACCGTAGGTATATATATGAAACGTCTCTGCACGATACTCTGGGGGGTGTTTGCCCTCTCCGCGGCACTGCTTTACGGAAGCTCCGTAAGTGACCCCGATCTGGTGTACGGCTATGCTGTGCTGGATCTTCTGGGGCCATTGAAGATGGGGCTTGTCGGGCTGATGATAGCATGTCTGATGTCTGCGCTTATGAGTACCGCTGATTGTCTAATGATTACAAGTTCTTCACTGTTGACACACAATGTTTATAGATTGATTCTGCCTGACCACAGCGAGAAAATGTATGTTATAGCCGGCAGGGTGCTCGGAGCGATTGTGGTGATAGGCGGCTGCTGGATTGCGATGTTCTTTGAAAGTATTTTCGCTCAGTTGAAACTTACCTGGGAAGTAACCGCTGTTTTCGCGGCGTGTTTCTGGATGGGGATGCTCTGGCGAAAGGCCAACAGAAGGGCAGCCTGGGCATCTATCATTGTTACCGGAATAACGTTTTTTGTGATTCCGGTGTTCCTGCCTGCAATCATGCCTTCGCTGAGAACCAATGTTTACCTGCTGACCACTACAAATCCCGCTCCCCTGGAAAGGTACTACACTGCTCACAAGATGGACGTTGAGGCAAGAAACAAGGAAATCAGTGACTGGCAGCTGCTTGATGAAACCCAAAAATTGGCAACACCTCAGCCTGAGCCGCTGGCAGCCGGCGAGAAATTTTCTAAAATTTATAAACTTCCCCAGAAATCTATATTCTGGACACAGGGTATCAAAGAAGATAAATACGGCATCCCAAAGGGCTACGGTATGCTTAATGCCGGGCTGGTCGTTCTGGACAAGGCAGGGTTAAATTTATCTGATAAGCCTTATGCGTTTAACGAAACCCTGAGGGTGCTGCTGCGGGTTATAGTCCCCTTTGGTGTTCTGTTGCTGGCGTCTTTATTTACACGCAAAGACGATAAGAACATGCTTGACAGGTTTTATGTTAAGATGAAAACTCCGGCTATGGCCGACAGAGAAGCAGATGTCCGTGAAATGGAACTATCGCTTCAGAGCCCCGGCAGGTTTAATTACAAGAAAATGCTGCCGCAAAGTGACTGGGAATTTTGCAAATGGGACAGGGTTTCAATTATAGGCTTTAGCATATCTGTACTGGTCGCGGTGGGAATTATCTACCTGTTCCTGTTTTTGGTATCGCTTGGCGGCTAAAATAAAGGTAAACGCATTTTTGTGTAGTTTTTACGCATGTCTTTTTAAACAAAAAGCTTATGTTGCAGGTTCTGTTTCTGTCATACGCGGCGGTTATATGTTTATCGCTTGCGGCTTACAGTCAATATGCAGAGCCTGTGCCGCAAATAATCAAATCGAAAAAACCGCACATTCACAAAAAACTCAAAAAAAAGAATTATTGCATAGAGTTGAAATCTTCATATAATACATCGCTTATTAAAATCAGTAGTATTATTAAGTTTAAAATAACAGGAAGTTAAATGGACAGCGAACACAGACACGAATTAAAACAGAACGAGCTTGCACGCATCGTTTCCGAACTGCCCGATAAGGCCAAGCATTTACCGACACTTATGAAGGAAAATCTTTGGACGACATGCTGCGTAATAATTATCATTGTGGCTATTATCATGTGGGTTGCCAGGCTTGGCGGCGATAGCTATGTTCGTAACGTGCAGAAACAGGCAGAGCTTACATCCTATTACAGGAGCGTAGAGACTGCCAAGGCCAATCTCCAGAGCGGCGAGGGAGACCTGAGTGCGATCGTTAATTCTGCAGATTCTATCCAGGCTGCCGCGAAAAATGCCGAAACCGCCGAGCACGAAGCCGTTGCCCTCATAGAGGCCGGAGATGCTATCCGCGCTCAACTTTATTACAGCAAAAGTGTTATACCGGACAATGAGATTAAAGAGACCGTCACAAAAGCACAGGAAAAATACAAAATTGCCCTTAAAAAGGCCAATAAATTCCCGCTTGCCGCGGCTATGGCGGAATTTGGCATAGCACTTTGTGAAGAGGATCTGCGGAATTATGACGAAGCAATAAAGGGTTATGAGGCGATAATCGCAAATGAGGATTATGCGGCAACAGGCATTCCTTCACAGGCCAAAAACCGTCTGATGTTCATTGATGATTACAAAAAAAGTTTTACTTTTGTTGAGCCGGCACCCGAGCCGCAGACCGAAGAGGAATCTGCCGGCGAAGCTGCTCAGACAGAGTAATAGTTACTTGTTTAGGCTGATAACCCGTAGATGTTCCCAAAGAGTGTTCGCGAACATTCATCGGCGAATAAAGATATAAATAGTGAGCTTAAGTTCATTTGATGTTCTTATGGGCTTAAAATTCATTTTTATCTTTAGTTTCAGAATTAAACATGGCGTATGAAACCTCAATAATAATGTCAGACGACGGACGTTTCGCAAATTCAACAGAATTATCTGAACTGCTCGAAGATTTTCAGGGCGGCGAGGTAATTCGTCTGCGCGTAGGTACAAATATCCGCCACAGACGCCTTGATAAATATGTAAACGGCCGTCTGGTAAGGTTTTCCAGAAATCTGATCCAGAAGATGGTCAAAAACGGCTCAATTATCGTCAACGATAACGAAGTAAAACCATCACACCAGATAAATCCCGGCGATATAGTAAGGATTACACTCCCGGAGCCTCAGCTTAAGGAAATCACCCCCGAGGACATACCTCTGGATATTATCTACGAAGATGATGATATGATCGTGGTAAATAAGCAGGCGGACCTGATCATACACCCTGCCCGCGGTTTTAAGACCGGAACACTGGTCAACGCCCTGGTTCACTATGCCGACAGCCTCTCAAAAGGCACGTATCACTATCGCCCGGGAATAGTACACCGCCTTGACAGGAACACTACCGGCGTTGTTGTAGTGGCAAAAAATGACATCGCACAGTACAAACTCGCCGAACAGTTCCAGGAACGCACAACGGAAAAGACATATCTTGCCATTGTGCACGGCAATCCGGAGCTTGATGCCGACAGGATCCGCAACCGGCTTGGTATTCATCCCAGCGTTAGAGAAAAGATCGCCGTACGTCCCGATATTGGCAAGGAAGCGATAACCATTTACCATGTTGTTGAGCGTTTCAGGGGCTTTGCTCTGCTGGAGATCAAAATTCTAACCGGCAGGACGCATCAGATACGTGTTCATATGTCTCACATCAAGCACCCGATCGTCGGCGATAGCGCCTATGGCGGTAAACCCCTTTACAACTGGCAGATATGTGATGAAGAAGCGGCAGCGCAGGAGCCTGTAATGCCTCGGTGTGCACTTCATGCCTGGCGGCTTTGCATAAACCATCCAAAGACCGGCAAGCGTATGCAGCTTGAAGCGCCTATCCCCGAAGACATGCTCAAAACACTTGAGCTGCTCAGAGAGCACAGGCCTCTAATGAAAACCGCCGCCGTTAAAAAGAAATTTTAATAATATTTAAGGTTAAGCATTAAATTGATACAAGACAAAGAAAAACGCAAACAGCAGGCCAAAGAAGCCGCTCTGATTGCCGCCAAAATTGCAATCGACCGTAACTGTAAAGATGTTGTTGTAATGGACTTACTTGACCGCAGTCCCGCGACGGACTTTTTTGTTATTGCCACCGGCACCAGCGCAAGACAGACCCGCACCGTCGCCGAGGAAATAATCCGTGACCTGCGGGGGCTCAAGTTCCGCCCGTTCGGCAAGGCCGGTTACGAGGATGGGAACTGGATTCTCGTTGATTTTGTGACCGTGGTTGTGCATCTGTTCAATGATGAGTACCGTGAGTACTACGACCTTGAAATGCTCTGGGGCGATGCGGAGAAACTCGACCTGGAAGGGATAACGGGCAATGAAGCCGACAATTAATATTCTGGAAAATCGCGTAAGTGCCGCTCTGAGCAGGGCAGCTGAGTCAGAGCAGCCCCTTGAGGCACTGCTAAAGCCTTCGACAAACCCTAAATTCGGGGATTACCAGGCAAACGGCGTTATGGCGGCGGCTAAACGTGCCGGACAGAACCCAAGAGAGCTGGCCGCAAAGGTCATTGAGATACTCGATGTTTCTGATATATGCGATGAGCCCGAGATAGCCGGTCCTGGCTTTATAAACTTTCGCCTTAAAAAAAGTTACATATCTTCGTGTCTGTCCCAAATTCTAAATGACAGAAACGGAAGGCTTGCGGTAGAGCCTGTTGAAAATCCTCAGACTGTGGTTGTTGACTACTCCGGCCCCAACATTGCCAAAGAAATGCACGTCGGGCATCTTCGCAGCACGATACTGGGCGACTGTATCTGTCAAATTTTGGAGTTTCTCGGTCATAAAGTCTTGCGGCAAAACCATATAGGCGACTGGGGTACCCAGTTTGGTATGCTTTGCGCTCTGCTCAAACGCCGTGAGAAGGATAGCTCCGGCAGCAATGCAGAGGCGTTGGGTCTTTCCGACCTGGAAAGTTTTTACAAAGAAGCCAAGAAAAAATTTGATTCAGACCCTGATTTTGCCGCCGAGGCACGTGCCGCGATTGCAGGCCTGCATTCAGGTGACAGGGAGTGGCTGGGCTACTGGCAGGAGATCGTCGATGAATCGAAGAAACACTATATGCAGATTTACGATATGCTCTCCATCGGTCTCAAAGACAGTGATGCACGCGGCGAAAGCGCATACAAAGACGACCTCGCGGCTGTCGTTAAAGAGCTAAGAGACAAGGGGCTGGCGGTTGAGTCCGATGGTGCTGTCTGCGTTTTTCCCGATGGCTATAAGACTAAAGATTCTACTCCGATGCCGTTTATTATACAGAAATCTGACGGTGCGTTTTTATACGCCACTACAGACCTTGCCGCGATGAAATACCGTGTCTCGAAGCTGGGAGCCGAGCGAATTGTTTATGTAACTGACGCGAGGCAGAAACTGCATTTTGAGATGCTTTTTGATGTGGCAAAGTCCGCCGGTATCGCCGGCGAAGAAACCGAGCTTTCCCATGTAACATTTGGGACAATGCTGGGCAATGACGGTAAACCTTTCAAGACCCGCTCGGGTGATAATGTTAAACTAAAGGACCTTCTCGAAGAGGCGGTTGAGAGGGCGGCAAAGGTTGTGGATGAGAAAAATGCAGGTCTTGAGCCGCAGTTAAAGGCCAGAATCGCCGCCGCGGTGGGGATAGGAGCGGTCAAATACTCCGATTATTCCAACAACCGTACAACGGATTACATTTTCAGTTTTGACAAGATGCTCGCAATGGAGGGCAACACCGCTCCATACATGCAGTATGCCTGCGCACGTGTCAAATCGATAGAGCGCAAAGCAGCCCAGAAAGGTTTTGATACAGACAAAATAATCGCATCAATCGATAAATTCCATCTTGAAGATGATTTTGAGCTTGATTTAGCTAAACACCTGTTGACTTACAGCGAAGCGGTTTCTGCTGCCTCGCAGGACTACCGCCCGAATCTGCTTACCGGCTATTTGTATGAGCTGGCACAGAAATTCAGCGGGTTTTATACAAACTGCCCTGTTCTCACGGCCTCGCAGGAGTCGCTTGCGAGCCGGCTTGCACTTTGCAAACTTACTGAAGTGACACTCGAACACGGTTTGAAGAAAATTCTCAGAATTGATGTTCCTGAAAAGATGTAAGATAAGAAAGGTGAAGCAATGGAAGTAAAAGAAAAGATTTTTAATGTTCAGACCACCCGCCGCGCTGAGATGATTGACATCACCGGCCAGGTTGGCTCTATTGTCCGCTCTGCCGGCGTAAAAACCGGTGAAGTACTGGTTTTCTGCCCGCATACAACCGCCGCGATAACAATAAACGAAAACGCTGATCCTGATGTACAGCACGATATGCTTTTGACACTTGATGAGATGTTTCCGCAAAACCGCGCCGGCTACCGCCACTCCGAGGGAAATTCTGATGCTCATATAAAAAGTTCGCTTATCGGCTGCAGCGAGCGGATTCCTGTAACCGATAAGCATCTGATGCTTGGCACGTGGCAGGGGATTTACTTTTGTGAATTTGACGGCCCAAGAAACCGAAAAGTTTTTGTTCAGGTGGTGGATAAAGACAGCTAAGCATCTGCCTTCGAATGTTTTAACTCGATTTCTCATTAGGAGCGTTGTTTGCTGCGCTTTTGTAGATGTTTTTTGGTACAATCGTTTCAATTGAGCCCATCGCGGCAGGCGGATTATTCCTTACATTTAAATCAATTAACCATTTACTATACGAGATTTATAGGATTTTTATACAAATTATGTTGACTATTCAAATTACAAATGTTATTATTAAGTGTGTTAATATAAAAAACGTGCTTTGACGTTAATCTGGATGAACGTCGGGCAATTTTAAAGTTATTATTTTTTTTCAATGAGGTGAAAACTATGAAAAAAGCATTGTTGTCAATTACGCTTGCAGCGGTTGTGCTTATGGCAGGCTGCTACAGCTGTGAGAGCTATCACGAGATGAAAGGCACAGGCCCGGTAGCTCCCGGCTGTGAAAATAAAGTTTACTGGGATGATGACTGCATGACTCTTGCCGAGTACATGATCGAGCAGGAACAGGCAGCTCCTGCCCCGGCAAAAGCAGCCCCGGCGAAAGCCCAACCGGCAGAAGTATGCTGGGACACCAAAGGCGCGGTCAAGATTACAAAGACCATGCCCGATGAGGTTCAGCTCAACCAGCCTTTTGAGTACCAGATTCATGTAAAGAACGTCTGCAATTTCGACGTTTCTGAGGTTATGGTTGTCGAAACTCTCTCAGATAACTTTGCTGTATCCAGCACAGATCCTTCCGCAACAAGAAAAGGCTCAGAGCTGA
Proteins encoded:
- a CDS encoding glycoside hydrolase family 3 protein, translating into MRRKMSIDCTKWVDQLLGRMTIEQKIGQMLVFGFCGPVITPDIAELIRKYHIGGLRISQKFRMMTVANDIKPGTEPDENTRRSLQYPRGLNRDYAYIDSPTSCTAREYAQSLNRLRDFALERPLGVGIHLVIDQEGNACDDLLSSQRLFPAAMGYPGAGDTDLAYRSGLCIARQARAIGANMIHSPVLDVNTNPLNPEIGARSFSALTDEVILYGRALMQGLKDGGLFTTGKHFPGRGESVSDAHWGLPTVGISREDLYHEHIRPYKKLIEAGLDAVMLAHCCYPCLGVVDRPACVSDTIINDILRGELGFEGIITTDNMMMGGILQKYEMSEAVVEAVAAGCDIILCRDESPLRYKIIDSLINAVRNGRIKEKRVDESVERVLKMRWQMGLAQNGGKVDPDVADVPFNDAFVKKTAAEAAEKTVMLKDESSLIPLDPASNVLLIEQIFPTHSFAANMYSHPGLLWEEMCRHSDKVFSVEIPYYPGEADFDRIRRRISEADTIVMTNYYYHKGVSSITEAVRKVMDMGKDVIVVTNTPYEFGLAADFPVGIVCFNPGSREQLRAVAEVLYGKLKPNAKLGFEVTSSELVNKEAVIR
- a CDS encoding secondary thiamine-phosphate synthase enzyme YjbQ, which gives rise to MEVKEKIFNVQTTRRAEMIDITGQVGSIVRSAGVKTGEVLVFCPHTTAAITINENADPDVQHDMLLTLDEMFPQNRAGYRHSEGNSDAHIKSSLIGCSERIPVTDKHLMLGTWQGIYFCEFDGPRNRKVFVQVVDKDS
- a CDS encoding RluA family pseudouridine synthase; this translates as MAYETSIIMSDDGRFANSTELSELLEDFQGGEVIRLRVGTNIRHRRLDKYVNGRLVRFSRNLIQKMVKNGSIIVNDNEVKPSHQINPGDIVRITLPEPQLKEITPEDIPLDIIYEDDDMIVVNKQADLIIHPARGFKTGTLVNALVHYADSLSKGTYHYRPGIVHRLDRNTTGVVVVAKNDIAQYKLAEQFQERTTEKTYLAIVHGNPELDADRIRNRLGIHPSVREKIAVRPDIGKEAITIYHVVERFRGFALLEIKILTGRTHQIRVHMSHIKHPIVGDSAYGGKPLYNWQICDEEAAAQEPVMPRCALHAWRLCINHPKTGKRMQLEAPIPEDMLKTLELLREHRPLMKTAAVKKKF
- the rsfS gene encoding ribosome silencing factor — translated: MIQDKEKRKQQAKEAALIAAKIAIDRNCKDVVVMDLLDRSPATDFFVIATGTSARQTRTVAEEIIRDLRGLKFRPFGKAGYEDGNWILVDFVTVVVHLFNDEYREYYDLEMLWGDAEKLDLEGITGNEADN
- the argS gene encoding arginine--tRNA ligase, with amino-acid sequence MKPTINILENRVSAALSRAAESEQPLEALLKPSTNPKFGDYQANGVMAAAKRAGQNPRELAAKVIEILDVSDICDEPEIAGPGFINFRLKKSYISSCLSQILNDRNGRLAVEPVENPQTVVVDYSGPNIAKEMHVGHLRSTILGDCICQILEFLGHKVLRQNHIGDWGTQFGMLCALLKRREKDSSGSNAEALGLSDLESFYKEAKKKFDSDPDFAAEARAAIAGLHSGDREWLGYWQEIVDESKKHYMQIYDMLSIGLKDSDARGESAYKDDLAAVVKELRDKGLAVESDGAVCVFPDGYKTKDSTPMPFIIQKSDGAFLYATTDLAAMKYRVSKLGAERIVYVTDARQKLHFEMLFDVAKSAGIAGEETELSHVTFGTMLGNDGKPFKTRSGDNVKLKDLLEEAVERAAKVVDEKNAGLEPQLKARIAAAVGIGAVKYSDYSNNRTTDYIFSFDKMLAMEGNTAPYMQYACARVKSIERKAAQKGFDTDKIIASIDKFHLEDDFELDLAKHLLTYSEAVSAASQDYRPNLLTGYLYELAQKFSGFYTNCPVLTASQESLASRLALCKLTEVTLEHGLKKILRIDVPEKM
- a CDS encoding sodium:solute symporter family protein, whose protein sequence is MFGLSLIDIIVILAYFSVTIAIGFWAMRRIQNQEDYFLGGRRFGKFIQIFAAFGQATSASTAISATTTTMANGASGIWSTLNYVFGTPVLWMIAPWYRRLRLLTMGDFFEDRYGSKTMGAVYAIVSSVGFMIMISLGVNAMSKTIMALTPKTLDELSVVEVQEYERSLELDRLSQADYRSLTPEQQTRLDKLRLENPRNVFSHVNKKTLIIIVCLVVLIYAVAGGLEAAFLTDTIQGVFIIILSIALIPFGWAKINSIYGGEGVMGALTTIHQHLPESYFEIFGSPKTIDFTWYYVAGLTLMVTINLGVQANQLVTTGSAKDEYTARLGFTVGIYMKRLCTILWGVFALSAALLYGSSVSDPDLVYGYAVLDLLGPLKMGLVGLMIACLMSALMSTADCLMITSSSLLTHNVYRLILPDHSEKMYVIAGRVLGAIVVIGGCWIAMFFESIFAQLKLTWEVTAVFAACFWMGMLWRKANRRAAWASIIVTGITFFVIPVFLPAIMPSLRTNVYLLTTTNPAPLERYYTAHKMDVEARNKEISDWQLLDETQKLATPQPEPLAAGEKFSKIYKLPQKSIFWTQGIKEDKYGIPKGYGMLNAGLVVLDKAGLNLSDKPYAFNETLRVLLRVIVPFGVLLLASLFTRKDDKNMLDRFYVKMKTPAMADREADVREMELSLQSPGRFNYKKMLPQSDWEFCKWDRVSIIGFSISVLVAVGIIYLFLFLVSLGG
- a CDS encoding uroporphyrinogen decarboxylase family protein — encoded protein: MNSREIVTKTIDYDNPVRLARSFAPSDIVFTRHKVKTLDTQWRRKDGVWRKYDEWGNLWGRIDSTSKGEVVKGCISDLKEIESLELPDYSNSDDYKNVKTDRTAYEDFYLVGKLGGLTFSVARKMRRMDQYLMDLVTEPDLIHALHDRIDELIESMIINYADAGVDAVMFWEDWGTQQHLLISPQMWRAEFLPRFQRHCKTAHNKGIKIIMHSCGQIGAIVDELAAAGIDVFQFDQPRLHGFDRLAEYQDTRRVTIWSPVDIQDTLQSKKEELIRADAAEMVKKLFRGRGGFIAGFYEDEASIGLDSRWQEIAADQFIKSGC